Proteins encoded in a region of the candidate division WOR-3 bacterium genome:
- a CDS encoding DUF1822 family protein, protein MRQATGLGVLECRPIRENQQICRIPQEVWGARIGYVVVQIEDSVKAAKILVFINSIEAEYIPLNQLQPVETLLTTF, encoded by the coding sequence ATCAGGCAAGCTACGGGATTAGGGGTTCTCGAATGTCGTCCCATCCGGGAAAATCAGCAAATTTGTCGAATTCCCCAGGAGGTTTGGGGCGCTCGCATTGGCTATGTGGTGGTGCAAATTGAAGATTCGGTTAAAGCCGCGAAGATTTTGGTATTTATTAATAGTATAGAAGCAGAATATATTCCCCTAAATCAATTGCAACCAGTAGAAACATTGCTAACCACTTTTTAA